A region from the Sphaerodactylus townsendi isolate TG3544 linkage group LG01, MPM_Stown_v2.3, whole genome shotgun sequence genome encodes:
- the KCNS3 gene encoding potassium voltage-gated channel subfamily S member 3, whose protein sequence is MVYGEFFHRPGQDEELINLNVGGFKQSIGQSTLLRFPHTRLGKLLKCHSEEAILELCDDYSVADKEYYFDRNPSLFRYVLNFYYTGKLHVMEELCVFSFSQEIEYWGINELFIDSCCSNKYQERKEDGPEKDWEQKSNDGSADSTSEESSVFEKDLEKFDKLWCGNLRRNIWVRMENPGYCLSAKLIAVSSLSVVLASIVTMCIHSMPEFQKLDANEREIENPALEVVEIICIIWFTSELVIRLAAAPSQKKFWKNPLNIIDFVSIIPFYATLAVDTKEEENEDIENMGKVVQILRLMRIFRILKLARHSVGLRSLGATLRHSYHEVGLLLLFLAVGISIFSVLTYSVEKDDETSELQSIPICWWWATISMTTVGYGDTFPVTLAGKIIGTSCIICGILVVALPITIIFNKFSKYYQKQKDMDADPCNNNPPEKTNELPYFNIRDIYAKRMHSFISSLSSVGIVANDQDSTDASSIQDVEDVYNVTSLQNERASLVSSKTHL, encoded by the coding sequence ATGGTGTATGGTGAGTTCTTCCACAGACCGGGACAAGATGAGGAGCTCATCAATTTGAATGTGGGTGGCTTTAAGCAGTCCATTGGTCAAAGTACATTGCTCAGATTTCCCCATACAAGACTTGGAAAGCTCCTCAAATGTCATTCAGAAGAGGCCATTCTGGAACTGTGTGATGACTATAGTGTTGCGGACAAGGAGTATTATTTTGATCGGAACCCTTCGTTGTTCAGATACGTGCTGAACTTTTATTACACAGGTAAACTCCATGTTATGGAAGAGCTTTGTGTCTTCTCCTTCAGCCAAGAAATAGAATACTGGGGGATCAATGAACTCTTCATTGATTCCTGCTGTAGCAATAAGTaccaagaaaggaaagaagatggTCCTGAGAAGGACTGGGAACAGAAAAGTAATGATGGAAGTGCGGACTCCACATCAGAAGAGTCTTCTGTATTTGAGAAGGATCTTGAGAAGTTCGATAAGCTGTGGTGTGGGAACCTGCGCAGAAACATATGGGTAAGAATGGAGAATCCTGGATATTGTTTGTCAGCCAAACTAATTGCTGTTTCTTCCCTGAGTGTGGTCCTGGCATCTATCGTGACCATGTGTATCCACAGCATGCCGGAGTTCCAAAAGCTGGATGCCAATGAAAGAGAGATTGAAAACCCTGCTCTGGAAGTTGTGGAGATCATATGCATCATCTGGTTCACCTCTGAGCTCGTGATCCGGCTGGCTGCTGCTCCAAGTcagaagaagttctggaagaatcCACTGAACATCATTGATTTTGTCTCCATCATCCCATTCTATGCCACCTTGGCAGTGGACacaaaggaggaagaaaatgaaGACATTGAAAACATGGGCAAAGTGGTCCAGATCCTACGGCTAATGAGGATATTCCGTATCCTGAAGCTGGCGAGGCACTCGGTTGGACTGCGGTCTCTGGGTGCCACTTTGAGGCACAGTTACCATGAAGTCGgacttctgcttcttttcctggCTGTGGGGATTTCTATTTTTTCCGTTCTGACCTATTCAGTGGAGAAAGATGACGAGACATCAGAGCTGCAGAGTATCCCCATCTGCTGGTGGTGGGCCACCATTAGCATGACCACCGTTGGTTACGGGGACACCTTTCCAGTCACCCTAGCTGGAAAGATCATTGGAACATCTTGCATTATCTGTGGAATATTAGTGGTGGCTCTCCCTATCACCATCATTTTCAACAAGTTCTCAAAATACTATCAAAAGCAGAAGGACATGGATGCGGACCCCTGCAACAACAACCCGCCGGAGAAGACAAACGAGCttccttattttaatattagggatATTTATGCCAAAAGGATGCATTCCTTTATTTCTAGTCTTTCTTCAGTAGGAATTGTAGCCAACGATCAAGACTCAACGGACGCCTCCAGCATCCAAGATGTTGAGGATGT